The Pseudomonas aeruginosa genome includes the window AAGGAGCAGGGCAAGACCGGCATCCTCTACGGTTTCCAGAATGCCCACGCATTCGAGGACCAGATCGGCTACGTCGAGGTGTTCAAGCAGCTCGGCGTGGGCATCGTGCAGATGTGCTACAACACCCAGAACCTGGTCGGCACCGGCTGCTACGAGCGTGACGGCGGGCTCTCCGGCTTCGGTCGGGAGATCGTCGCGGAGATGAACCGGGTCGGCATCATGTGCGACCTCTCCCACGTCGGCAGCAAGACTTCCGAAGAGGTCATCCTCGAATCGAAGAAGCCGGTCTGCTACTCCCACTGCCTGCCGTCCGGCCTCAAGGAACACCCGCGCAACAAGTCCGACGAGGAGCTGAAGTTCATCGCCGATCATGGCGGCTTCGTCGGTGTGACCATGTTCGCGCCGTTCCTCAAGAAAGGCATCGACTCGACCATCGACGACTACGCCGAGGCCATCGAGTACGTGATGAACATCGTCGGCGAGGACGCCATCGGCATCGGCACCGATTTCACCCAGGGCCACGGCCACGACTTCTTCGAGTGGCTGACCCACGACAAGGGCTACGCCCGGCGCCTGACCAACTTCGGCAAGATCGTCAACCCGCTGGGCATCCGCACCGTCGGCGAATTCCCCAACCTCACCGAGACCCTGCTCGAGCGCGGCATGCCCGAGCGCGTGGTGCGCAAGGTGATGGGCGAGAACTGGGTAAGGGTCCTGCGCGACGTCTGGGGCGAGTAACTCCCGGCCCACTCCCGACTCGTCGCCTCTTCCTCAAGGGAGCGGCATTGCATCGCACCCATCTTCCCTCTCCCCGCCTCTCTCCCTGAAGGGAGAGAGGGAGTCAAAAGAATCGGAGCTTACACCATGGCCAAACATGCCCCCCAACTGCCCATCGAGGTCGACAGCGAGACCGGCGTCTGGACCACTGACGCCCTGCCGATGCTCTACGTACCGCGACATTTCTTCGTCAACAACCACATGGGCATCGAGGAAGTGCTGGGCGCCGACGCCTACGCCGAGATCCTCTACAAGGCCGGCTACAAGTCCGCCTGGCACTGGTGCGAGAAGGAAGCCGAATGTCACGGCCTGGAGGGCGTGGCGGTGTTCGAGCACTACATGAAGCGCCTGTCCCAGCGCGGCTGGGGCCTGTTCGAGATCGAGCGGATCAACCTCGAGGAAGGCACCGCCGAGGTCCGCCTGCGGCACTCCGCCTTCGTCTACGTCTACGGCAA containing:
- a CDS encoding dipeptidase, producing MSPAELHADSIVIDGLIIAKWNRELFEDMRKGGLTAANCTVSVWEGFQATVNNIVASNKLIRDNSDLVIPVRSTADIRKAKEQGKTGILYGFQNAHAFEDQIGYVEVFKQLGVGIVQMCYNTQNLVGTGCYERDGGLSGFGREIVAEMNRVGIMCDLSHVGSKTSEEVILESKKPVCYSHCLPSGLKEHPRNKSDEELKFIADHGGFVGVTMFAPFLKKGIDSTIDDYAEAIEYVMNIVGEDAIGIGTDFTQGHGHDFFEWLTHDKGYARRLTNFGKIVNPLGIRTVGEFPNLTETLLERGMPERVVRKVMGENWVRVLRDVWGE
- a CDS encoding DUF5943 domain-containing protein, with protein sequence MAKHAPQLPIEVDSETGVWTTDALPMLYVPRHFFVNNHMGIEEVLGADAYAEILYKAGYKSAWHWCEKEAECHGLEGVAVFEHYMKRLSQRGWGLFEIERINLEEGTAEVRLRHSAFVYVYGKVNRKVDYMFTGWFAGAMDQILAARGSSLRTVAEQVYSGAEDGHEDGLFVVKPL